A single genomic interval of Rosistilla ulvae harbors:
- a CDS encoding DUF1552 domain-containing protein, producing MVHNQQINRRIMLRGLGVAMGLPLLEAMTPMARSVMAAPSSKTLPTRMACVFFPNGVIVPKWQPAKGPELVLGESLQALQPLKHKLTMVSGLALDNGRAKKDGAGDHARAGSTFLTAARPVKTSTDIKVGVSVDQLAAQQIGQETRLASIELGVLGSRNAGSCDSGYSCAYSSNVSWRSEHQPSAKETVPRLAFERLFGTGDNAATRERDFYRKSILDVVAQDARKLDKKLGTTDRRKIDEYFTGVRELERRIEMTEAEDRKGVPELELPHGRPKQFVEHADLMSDLMVVAFQTDATRVATFMLDNAGGNRSYPDIGVNDGHHQISHHSNHEGKVANLQKIDAHLAERLAYFLQKLDSVQEAGGTLLDHSMVLYGSGLSDGNRHRHEDLPIVIAGGARGRIKTNRHIELGEETPMANLFMSMLDIVGAPVESIGDSTGRLDQLTTS from the coding sequence ATGGTACATAATCAACAAATCAATCGACGGATCATGTTGCGTGGCTTGGGAGTCGCGATGGGGTTGCCGCTGCTTGAAGCGATGACGCCGATGGCCCGTTCGGTGATGGCCGCTCCATCGTCGAAAACGCTACCGACTCGAATGGCCTGCGTCTTCTTTCCCAACGGTGTGATCGTTCCGAAATGGCAGCCTGCCAAGGGACCGGAGTTGGTACTCGGGGAATCGTTGCAGGCGCTGCAGCCGCTGAAGCACAAGCTGACGATGGTCTCGGGTTTGGCGTTGGACAATGGTCGCGCGAAGAAGGACGGTGCTGGGGATCACGCTCGCGCCGGTTCTACCTTCCTGACAGCCGCTCGCCCTGTGAAGACATCGACCGATATCAAGGTTGGCGTCTCGGTCGATCAATTGGCGGCACAACAGATTGGTCAAGAGACACGCTTGGCTTCGATCGAGCTGGGTGTTCTGGGCAGCCGCAACGCCGGCAGTTGTGACTCCGGTTACAGTTGTGCCTATTCGTCCAACGTCAGCTGGCGCAGCGAGCATCAACCTTCTGCCAAGGAGACCGTGCCGCGGTTGGCTTTCGAGCGACTGTTTGGAACCGGCGACAACGCAGCAACGCGAGAGCGAGACTTCTATCGCAAAAGTATCTTGGACGTCGTTGCTCAGGATGCCCGCAAGCTGGACAAGAAGCTGGGGACGACCGACCGCCGCAAGATCGACGAGTACTTTACCGGAGTTCGCGAGTTGGAGCGCCGGATCGAAATGACCGAAGCGGAAGACCGCAAGGGCGTTCCCGAACTGGAACTACCGCACGGGCGGCCGAAGCAATTTGTCGAGCACGCCGACCTGATGTCCGACCTGATGGTCGTCGCGTTCCAGACCGATGCGACGCGCGTGGCGACGTTCATGTTGGACAATGCCGGCGGCAACCGCAGCTATCCCGACATCGGCGTTAACGATGGCCATCATCAGATCAGCCATCACAGCAACCACGAAGGAAAGGTTGCCAACCTGCAGAAGATCGACGCTCACTTGGCCGAACGATTGGCCTACTTCCTGCAAAAACTCGACTCGGTTCAAGAGGCGGGCGGAACGCTGTTGGACCATTCGATGGTCCTGTACGGCAGCGGATTGAGCGATGGAAATCGTCACCGCCACGAAGATTTGCCGATCGTGATTGCCGGCGGTGCCCGCGGTCGCATCAAGACGAATCGCCATATCGAACTGGGCGAAGAGACGCCGATGGCAAATCTGTTCATGTCGATGCTCGATATCGTCGGAGCTCCCGTCGAATCGATCGGCGACAGCACCGGACGTCTCGATCAATTGACGACGTCGTAA
- a CDS encoding DUF1592 domain-containing protein, which yields MATAALRGDDLWPAQAVPLLEKYCFDCHSNDTQEAEVNLEGFAAAESLIAAESMWKETIKQVEFGSMPPGDVDQPTDEERKTLLALIEGTLYGDDCDLDAKPGKVTVRRLNRNEYNNTIRDLFGVTIRPADAFPSDEVGAGFDNNGDVLTLPPMLLEKYVEAAETVAAVAVTDPRTLTKIDARWQSDKVQIKGNYTTNNFEIHTIDGDGEIHGEFESPYDGDYGLIVEAAAVEKDSTVTLEAFLDGETSLGKTTFKFRDSTGGVHRQTLKVKLTKGKHTIDIRAVKSDEKKSDEKKGDEKKGDEKKGDEKKGDEKKGDEKKGDEKKGDEKKGDEKKDDEKKDDEKKDDEKKDDDKLPKFRMRGMYFEGPYGIPKERLSGTHWQLLRHRPQRNKRSTLDAAKENLKEYLPLAFRSPVDDETVARYAALVDVAVQREETFERGMQVAITASLLSPRFLFRSELPSEGAKPGELVALDPYQLASRLSYMFWASMPDNRLRDLAKQGKLTDEAVLRSEVNRMLAEPKGEALVENFADQWLGLRNLSGLAPDPKQFPKFDEKLREAMIQETRLTFTDCMRGDGSVLSLLDSQDTFLNQRLADHYGIEGVEGDEFRRVSLKGTGRKGILTQASILMLTSNPTRTSPVKRGKWVMENILGTPPPDPPAGVPELEATNESNPDAPLREQLAIHRDNAMCASCHRVMDQIGFSFEHFDVTGQWRDRDGKHPIDASGTLPSGESFDDAQQMIAMLRETRGTMFVTELTRRLMTYALGRELTRQDECVVEDIVAATEADGWKFRDIATAIVLSRPFRYQTAPVLEDENDGT from the coding sequence ATGGCCACCGCTGCGCTCCGCGGCGATGACCTCTGGCCCGCCCAAGCGGTTCCGTTGCTGGAGAAGTACTGTTTCGACTGCCACAGCAACGACACGCAGGAGGCGGAAGTCAATCTGGAGGGCTTCGCGGCTGCCGAGAGTTTGATCGCTGCGGAGAGCATGTGGAAAGAGACGATCAAGCAGGTCGAATTTGGATCGATGCCTCCGGGGGATGTCGACCAGCCCACCGACGAAGAGCGAAAGACTTTGCTGGCGCTGATCGAGGGGACGCTTTATGGCGACGATTGCGATCTCGATGCCAAGCCGGGGAAGGTGACCGTTCGGCGGCTGAATCGAAACGAATACAACAACACGATCCGCGATCTGTTTGGCGTGACGATCCGTCCCGCCGACGCGTTTCCATCGGACGAGGTGGGTGCTGGCTTCGACAACAACGGCGACGTGCTGACCCTGCCGCCGATGCTGTTGGAGAAATATGTCGAAGCGGCGGAGACGGTCGCTGCCGTCGCTGTGACCGATCCGAGGACTCTGACCAAGATCGACGCCCGCTGGCAATCCGACAAGGTCCAGATCAAAGGCAACTACACGACGAACAACTTTGAAATCCATACGATCGATGGCGATGGCGAGATTCATGGCGAGTTCGAATCGCCCTACGACGGCGATTATGGATTGATCGTCGAAGCCGCTGCGGTTGAAAAAGATTCGACGGTCACGCTCGAAGCCTTCCTCGATGGCGAGACATCGCTCGGCAAGACGACCTTCAAATTCCGCGATAGCACCGGTGGCGTCCATCGCCAAACGCTCAAAGTGAAGCTGACCAAGGGGAAGCACACGATCGACATTCGCGCCGTCAAGAGCGACGAAAAGAAGAGCGACGAGAAGAAGGGCGACGAGAAGAAGGGCGACGAGAAGAAGGGCGACGAGAAGAAGGGCGACGAGAAGAAGGGTGACGAGAAGAAGGGCGACGAGAAGAAGGGCGACGAGAAGAAGGGCGACGAGAAGAAGGACGACGAGAAGAAGGACGACGAGAAGAAGGACGACGAGAAGAAGGACGACGACAAGCTGCCGAAGTTCCGGATGCGGGGGATGTACTTCGAAGGTCCTTACGGGATTCCCAAAGAGCGACTCTCGGGAACGCACTGGCAACTGCTTCGCCATCGCCCCCAACGAAACAAACGTTCGACACTCGATGCAGCCAAAGAGAATCTGAAAGAGTATCTGCCGCTGGCGTTCCGTTCGCCCGTCGACGACGAAACCGTCGCCCGTTATGCGGCGCTGGTCGATGTCGCTGTCCAACGCGAAGAGACCTTCGAACGGGGCATGCAGGTCGCGATCACCGCGTCGCTCCTTTCGCCTCGCTTCCTGTTCCGCAGCGAATTGCCAAGCGAAGGTGCGAAGCCGGGCGAGCTGGTCGCATTGGATCCGTATCAATTGGCCAGTCGGTTGTCCTATATGTTCTGGGCTTCGATGCCCGACAATCGGCTCCGCGATCTTGCCAAGCAGGGAAAATTGACCGACGAAGCGGTGCTGCGAAGCGAAGTCAACCGGATGCTCGCAGAGCCCAAGGGGGAAGCGTTGGTGGAGAACTTCGCCGACCAATGGCTCGGCTTGCGAAACCTCAGCGGTTTGGCCCCCGATCCAAAGCAGTTCCCCAAATTCGACGAAAAGCTGCGCGAGGCGATGATCCAGGAAACGCGTCTGACGTTTACGGATTGCATGCGAGGCGATGGCAGCGTGCTGAGCCTGCTAGATTCGCAAGACACGTTCCTGAACCAACGCTTGGCCGATCACTACGGCATCGAAGGCGTTGAGGGGGATGAGTTCCGCCGCGTCTCGCTGAAGGGAACCGGTCGCAAGGGGATCCTGACTCAAGCCAGCATCCTGATGCTAACCAGCAATCCCACTCGCACCTCGCCGGTAAAGCGGGGTAAGTGGGTGATGGAGAACATCCTTGGTACCCCGCCGCCGGATCCACCCGCGGGCGTCCCCGAACTAGAGGCGACCAACGAATCGAATCCCGACGCTCCGCTCCGCGAGCAATTGGCGATCCATCGCGACAATGCGATGTGCGCCTCGTGCCACCGCGTGATGGATCAGATCGGATTCAGCTTCGAACATTTTGATGTCACCGGGCAGTGGCGAGATCGCGATGGAAAACATCCGATCGACGCCTCCGGAACGCTCCCTAGCGGAGAATCGTTCGACGATGCACAGCAGATGATTGCGATGCTGCGAGAGACTCGCGGCACGATGTTTGTAACCGAACTCACCCGGCGATTGATGACCTACGCACTGGGCCGCGAATTGACGCGGCAGGATGAGTGTGTGGTGGAAGATATCGTCGCGGCGACCGAAGCGGATGGCTGGAAATTCCGGGACATCGCAACGGCGATCGTGTTGAGTAGACCTTTCCGATACCAAACGGCCCCTGTTCTCGAGGATGAAAACGATGGTACATAA
- a CDS encoding lipase family protein translates to MPVVIHDQGERPLVVHSELRGPIRQLSFLRRSLLFAELSMLSYNDEREARQAANAIGFSIVKFFDNDGSQAYQFANDYDCVIASRGTEPHEWNDIQADANAATVLAETAGRVHRGFKKEVDDLWPMLETVLKSNDRPLWFCGHSLGGAMATICAGRCFLSYIASNPEELYTFGSPRVGDRRYVNYVKLTHYRWVNNNDIVTRVPPTWLGYRHRGNEIYLDYQGRIRKLEGWWRTQDRLHGFLRGLRKFNIDHFSDHSIHRYIEAILHAMYEEEGISEPPEPAKLSPPTPHLAEGQSNRATQQ, encoded by the coding sequence ATGCCGGTAGTCATTCATGATCAGGGTGAACGCCCTCTAGTCGTTCATTCGGAACTTCGCGGCCCCATTCGCCAGTTGAGTTTTTTGCGACGATCGTTGTTGTTTGCCGAGCTATCAATGCTCAGCTACAACGACGAGCGCGAGGCGCGGCAAGCCGCCAACGCTATCGGTTTTTCGATCGTCAAGTTTTTTGACAACGATGGGTCTCAAGCCTACCAATTTGCCAACGATTACGACTGCGTCATCGCTTCGCGGGGAACCGAACCACACGAATGGAACGACATCCAGGCCGATGCCAACGCCGCGACGGTCTTGGCCGAGACTGCCGGCCGCGTCCACCGAGGCTTTAAAAAAGAGGTCGATGACCTGTGGCCGATGCTTGAAACGGTGCTCAAGTCGAACGATCGCCCCCTGTGGTTCTGTGGGCATTCGCTGGGGGGGGCCATGGCGACGATCTGTGCAGGTCGCTGCTTCCTCTCCTACATCGCTAGTAATCCCGAAGAACTCTATACCTTCGGCAGCCCGCGCGTGGGGGACCGCCGGTACGTGAACTACGTCAAACTAACGCATTACCGCTGGGTCAATAACAATGATATCGTCACCCGCGTCCCTCCGACGTGGTTGGGGTATCGCCACCGGGGAAACGAGATCTATCTCGATTACCAAGGTCGCATCCGCAAGCTTGAAGGTTGGTGGCGAACCCAAGATCGTCTGCATGGTTTCCTGCGAGGCCTGCGAAAATTTAACATCGACCATTTCAGCGACCACAGCATCCACCGCTACATCGAAGCGATCTTGCACGCGATGTACGAAGAGGAGGGGATCAGCGAGCCACCCGAACCGGCAAAGCTCTCTCCACCAACCCCTCACCTAGCCGAAGGGCAATCGAACAGGGCGACGCAGCAGTAG
- a CDS encoding DUF11 domain-containing protein — translation MRPLRDLLLGKSKKSKPNKKRVRRGLRLESLEGRQLMAADFGGITGTVYNDQTNDGLTADDVAPPTVTLHLFRDGGNGTFDSAAGVAGGDDVLVATQTTDANGEYAFNRLVEGDYFVEQILPAGLIAQPGSDVSAMTSINTAEASGVDAGVQVDDFSEGSQSLQADAVTTSVESFFSSPAGSQSILGRERDLMLNYTSGLRVNLDVDTTTGVLTYSSASGAVGGYTVDYDGIDGSATLDATGLGGVDLTNNGSADQLMLMMGADIAGVPITITVFTDAGNYSTFSTMVPVTAGGIASDELLIPMTDFDANQTGTGADFNNVGAIRVEISGAAAFDSQVSVVGTLGQTNKTVNFALFDPITLGNQVWEDLNNNGLFDSTTESGIENVAVNLYEDTDGNGQFTAGTDTFIDSTTTDASGIYTFTNLLPGDYIVQLPESNFDTGGVLNNFVSSTGVADPNNDIDNDDNGVMLAGQGIVSAAITLLANSEPTNDGDTNSDTNLSLDFGVVSTLDIQVVKSLSTTTPTAIAGDQLTYVLTILNNGPIDGTGVTVTDTLPASLSIVSMTSSQGSVTSNGNALTADLGNLASGATATITVVTTLAASAAGTVSNTANVTSNETDSDPTNNQSTVVNTITQETDLSITKTDVGDPTSPGNTIDYNLTVTNNGPSNATGVVVTDNLPTGVTFVSGTGSQGTVTNNNGVITANVGNLASGSTATVTIRVSVASGTTGTISNQATVTGNEPDPVTTNNSSSTTTTVQLASLSGFTYLDADNDGVFDAGETPLEGTTVQLIGTDLLGAAVSLTTVTDATGAYTFDNLNPGTYRVVETQPAGTRDGIDTAGTGADNNGTAGNDTIDGIVLGTGDAAVNFNFGEQLEMSKRRFLASFVNGQ, via the coding sequence ATGCGTCCATTGCGAGATCTACTGCTTGGCAAGTCGAAAAAATCAAAGCCAAACAAAAAGCGAGTCCGTCGTGGACTACGACTCGAATCGCTGGAAGGTCGCCAATTGATGGCTGCCGATTTCGGCGGTATCACCGGCACCGTCTACAACGACCAGACCAACGATGGATTGACCGCCGACGATGTCGCGCCCCCCACCGTCACATTGCACTTGTTTCGCGATGGCGGCAACGGCACATTCGATTCGGCCGCCGGCGTGGCCGGTGGCGACGATGTGTTAGTGGCAACGCAAACGACCGATGCCAATGGCGAATATGCCTTCAATCGTCTGGTCGAAGGCGACTATTTCGTCGAACAGATTTTACCCGCTGGTTTGATCGCTCAGCCGGGCTCGGACGTTTCCGCAATGACATCGATCAATACGGCGGAAGCATCGGGCGTCGACGCGGGCGTGCAGGTCGACGACTTTTCTGAAGGCAGCCAAAGCTTGCAAGCCGACGCGGTAACAACCAGCGTGGAAAGCTTCTTTTCATCGCCCGCCGGCAGCCAATCGATCCTTGGACGCGAACGCGACCTGATGTTGAACTACACGTCGGGACTGCGAGTGAACTTGGATGTCGACACCACCACTGGCGTCCTAACCTACAGTTCCGCTTCGGGTGCGGTCGGTGGCTACACGGTCGATTACGACGGCATCGATGGCTCTGCAACTCTCGACGCAACCGGGCTCGGTGGAGTCGATCTGACAAACAACGGCAGCGCCGATCAATTGATGTTGATGATGGGAGCCGATATCGCTGGAGTCCCAATCACCATCACGGTCTTTACCGACGCAGGAAACTATTCCACGTTTTCGACGATGGTTCCGGTCACCGCCGGTGGCATCGCATCGGATGAACTGCTGATTCCGATGACCGATTTCGATGCCAATCAGACCGGAACGGGAGCCGATTTCAACAACGTCGGTGCTATCCGCGTCGAGATCAGCGGAGCGGCGGCCTTCGACAGCCAGGTCTCCGTTGTGGGAACCCTTGGCCAAACCAACAAGACTGTCAACTTTGCCTTGTTCGATCCAATCACCCTCGGCAATCAGGTCTGGGAGGATCTGAACAACAACGGCCTCTTCGACTCGACCACCGAATCGGGCATCGAAAATGTTGCCGTGAATCTCTACGAAGATACCGATGGGAATGGCCAATTCACCGCGGGGACCGATACTTTCATCGATTCGACAACCACCGACGCTTCGGGAATCTATACGTTCACCAACTTGTTGCCGGGCGACTACATCGTCCAGCTCCCCGAATCGAACTTCGACACCGGTGGAGTGCTGAACAATTTTGTCTCCAGCACAGGCGTCGCCGATCCGAACAACGACATCGACAACGACGACAATGGTGTGATGCTGGCCGGGCAGGGAATTGTATCGGCCGCGATCACGCTGTTGGCCAATTCCGAACCGACCAACGACGGCGATACCAACAGCGACACCAACCTGTCGCTCGACTTCGGGGTCGTCTCGACACTCGACATTCAGGTCGTCAAATCGCTCAGCACCACAACGCCAACGGCCATTGCCGGCGATCAATTGACCTACGTTTTAACGATCCTCAACAACGGCCCGATCGACGGTACCGGCGTGACCGTCACCGACACCTTGCCGGCGTCGCTATCGATCGTCAGCATGACTTCGAGCCAAGGATCGGTCACGTCCAACGGCAATGCCCTCACCGCCGACTTGGGAAATTTGGCCAGCGGAGCGACGGCGACGATCACGGTCGTGACCACGTTGGCTGCCTCGGCGGCCGGAACGGTTTCCAACACCGCCAACGTGACATCGAACGAGACCGATTCGGATCCCACCAACAACCAATCGACGGTCGTGAATACCATCACGCAGGAGACCGACCTGTCGATCACCAAGACCGACGTCGGCGACCCGACATCGCCCGGTAACACGATCGATTACAATTTGACGGTCACCAACAACGGGCCCTCCAACGCAACCGGCGTCGTCGTGACCGACAACCTGCCGACCGGCGTAACCTTCGTCAGCGGTACCGGATCGCAGGGAACCGTCACGAACAACAACGGTGTGATCACGGCAAACGTGGGGAATCTCGCGTCGGGCAGCACCGCCACGGTAACGATTCGCGTCAGCGTGGCATCGGGCACGACCGGAACGATCTCCAACCAGGCGACCGTGACGGGCAACGAACCCGATCCGGTCACCACCAACAACAGTTCGTCGACCACCACGACGGTTCAACTGGCCAGCCTCAGTGGCTTCACCTATCTCGATGCCGACAACGACGGGGTTTTCGACGCTGGCGAAACGCCGCTCGAAGGAACCACGGTTCAATTGATCGGCACCGATCTGTTGGGAGCCGCGGTCAGCCTGACAACGGTCACCGATGCCACCGGCGCCTACACGTTCGACAACTTGAATCCAGGTACCTACCGCGTCGTCGAAACCCAACCTGCGGGCACCCGCGACGGCATCGATACCGCCGGCACCGGTGCGGACAACAACGGCACCGCGGGCAACGACACGATCGACGGAATCGTCTTGGGAACCGGCGACGCCGCGGTAAACTTCAACTTTGGCGAACAGCTGGAAATGTCCAAACGCCGCTTCCTCGCCTCGTTCGTCAACGGGCAATAG
- a CDS encoding dipeptide epimerase — protein sequence MKLQSHRIELPLKDPFTIARGTMRHQQSLIVALSRGEVTGYGEVTCNEYYGHTYESLEASLQRIEGLLAGCDAVHPSDLFGRCQVVIPDDTFALSAVDAAAYDLYGKLNGVRTTETLGLSEPAEIYSSYTLGIDSIDQMVRKYRDQPDWPIYKIKLGTPHDLEIVRALRRETEAVIRVDANCAWTPEQTIANSLALAELGVEFIEQPLPAEAPRAAQLEVFEHSRLPIIADESCRTEEDVQKCQGLFHGINIKLCKCGGLTPGSRMLRQARQLGMKTMVGCMIESTVGISAAAQLLPLLDYADLDGATLLAEDAADGVRIENGRVIFSSVPGSGVELLVRSPR from the coding sequence GTGAAACTGCAATCGCACAGGATCGAACTCCCCTTAAAGGATCCGTTTACGATCGCTCGCGGGACAATGCGTCATCAACAGTCTTTGATCGTTGCCCTATCGCGCGGAGAGGTCACCGGTTACGGCGAGGTCACCTGCAATGAATATTACGGGCATACGTATGAGTCATTGGAGGCGTCGCTGCAGCGGATCGAGGGTCTGCTGGCCGGTTGCGACGCGGTCCATCCGAGCGATCTGTTTGGGCGTTGCCAAGTTGTGATTCCCGACGACACGTTTGCGCTCTCGGCGGTCGATGCCGCTGCCTACGATCTCTACGGCAAGCTGAATGGCGTTCGGACGACGGAAACGTTGGGATTGTCAGAGCCCGCCGAAATTTATTCCAGCTATACGTTGGGAATCGATTCGATCGATCAGATGGTGCGGAAATATCGTGACCAACCGGACTGGCCGATCTACAAGATTAAGCTTGGCACACCACATGATCTGGAGATCGTTCGCGCTTTGCGTCGGGAGACCGAAGCGGTGATTCGCGTCGATGCAAATTGCGCGTGGACGCCCGAACAGACGATCGCAAATTCTCTGGCGCTGGCGGAATTGGGAGTTGAGTTTATCGAGCAACCGTTACCAGCCGAAGCGCCGCGGGCCGCACAGTTGGAGGTCTTCGAGCACAGCCGGCTGCCGATCATTGCCGACGAGAGCTGTCGAACGGAGGAGGATGTTCAGAAGTGCCAAGGATTGTTTCATGGCATCAACATCAAGCTGTGCAAGTGCGGCGGGCTGACACCTGGCAGTCGAATGTTGCGACAAGCCCGCCAGCTCGGGATGAAGACGATGGTCGGCTGTATGATCGAATCGACAGTCGGGATCTCGGCCGCCGCTCAGCTGCTGCCGTTGTTGGATTATGCCGATCTCGACGGAGCGACGCTGCTGGCCGAAGACGCCGCCGACGGCGTCCGGATCGAAAACGGACGCGTCATCTTCAGTTCCGTTCCCGGCAGTGGGGTCGAGTTGCTCGTTCGATCCCCACGTTAG
- a CDS encoding DUF1611 domain-containing protein — protein MNTTVLETSRSAVAGLDSILQYRRIAIAVGTDAPLSNCKTTISLLRYRGEHCVAVIDPAHRGKTTQEVYGVGGETPIVASIADVESPDAMFIGISPAGGAMPQSLRTTIGEGVDRGLDVISGLHEFLVEDDDLWQAAQQSGSRLIDVRRNLHRKTASGISFRDGCLRIHAVGHDCSVGKMVTMLELERGLKERQRNAKFLATGQTGIMVVGNGVPVDCVVSDFVNGAVENLVQQNEEHDILLIEGQGSITHPAFSAVTLGLLHGCAPQGLILCYEAGRPHVKGMPHVALKSLQHYRELYEALASARSPAQVIGVAMNGRNLTAEQAEIEKREVQEQLGLPVCDVYRDGPGLLVDAVLRLQERSGA, from the coding sequence ATGAATACGACTGTTCTTGAAACCTCCAGGTCCGCGGTGGCTGGGCTGGATTCGATCCTCCAATATCGACGGATCGCGATCGCCGTGGGGACCGACGCGCCGCTGTCGAACTGCAAGACAACGATCAGTTTGTTGCGGTACCGCGGAGAGCATTGTGTTGCGGTGATCGATCCCGCTCATCGCGGCAAGACAACGCAGGAGGTGTACGGTGTCGGCGGAGAGACGCCGATCGTCGCATCGATCGCCGACGTCGAATCGCCCGACGCGATGTTCATCGGGATTTCTCCCGCCGGAGGAGCGATGCCACAGTCGCTGCGGACGACGATCGGCGAAGGAGTGGATCGCGGTCTGGATGTGATCTCGGGGCTGCATGAATTTTTGGTAGAGGACGACGACCTCTGGCAGGCGGCGCAGCAGAGCGGCAGCCGGTTGATCGATGTTCGTCGGAACCTGCATCGCAAGACCGCCAGCGGGATCTCGTTTCGCGACGGATGCCTGCGAATCCACGCCGTCGGGCACGACTGCAGCGTCGGCAAGATGGTGACGATGCTGGAACTGGAACGCGGGCTGAAGGAGCGTCAGCGGAATGCAAAGTTCCTCGCAACCGGTCAGACCGGGATCATGGTCGTCGGCAATGGCGTACCGGTCGATTGTGTCGTCTCCGATTTTGTCAACGGTGCCGTCGAAAACCTGGTCCAACAGAACGAAGAACACGACATCCTTTTGATCGAAGGACAGGGAAGCATTACGCATCCTGCCTTCTCCGCGGTCACTCTCGGCCTGCTGCACGGATGCGCCCCGCAGGGTCTGATTCTTTGTTATGAAGCGGGCCGACCGCATGTCAAAGGGATGCCTCATGTTGCATTGAAATCGCTGCAACACTATCGCGAATTATACGAAGCGTTAGCCTCCGCACGTTCGCCGGCGCAGGTGATCGGCGTTGCAATGAACGGGCGGAATCTGACGGCAGAGCAGGCGGAGATCGAGAAACGCGAGGTCCAGGAGCAATTGGGCTTGCCGGTCTGCGACGTCTACCGCGACGGCCCTGGCCTGCTGGTCGATGCTGTTTTGCGACTACAAGAAAGGAGCGGAGCGTGA
- a CDS encoding AraC family transcriptional regulator has product MPSRHAPTPPPTIPHNKQIALLIDPDDTWGRSVIQGIASAARNVLPWNLWIAPRDDQGRLRVPRNWRGDGIIAAIRDDKTAEHVDSLKLPTVIVSSWEKGPVDWHRVNTDDRKRAEMALAHFRQRGLSHFAYYGPPSQRYSPSRGERFQEVVEQAGFSCDTYRSPSRRRDKQSLQERTLHWLHQAARPLAVFAADPHSGIVLSEVCNAVGFRVPEEIAILVGDTDDLLCEISDPPLSSIVLASEQIGMTSVGVLEKLLEGKPVSAKAQFIPPQRVIERQSSEMLAVEDPLFVDALRFIREQAHTGIQVGDVLRVVPISRRSLEQRFKQLLNCTPADELRRIKLERVKQLLISTENTVEQIAEGSGFCGPAQLCFTFKRHVGLTPIAFRLSSRRGIAP; this is encoded by the coding sequence ATGCCCTCCCGCCACGCTCCCACGCCACCGCCAACGATCCCGCACAACAAACAGATCGCGTTGTTGATCGATCCCGATGACACCTGGGGACGCAGCGTAATCCAGGGAATCGCCTCGGCCGCGCGCAACGTGCTCCCTTGGAATCTGTGGATCGCCCCGCGCGACGATCAAGGGCGGTTGCGCGTACCGCGCAACTGGCGCGGCGATGGCATCATCGCCGCGATCCGCGACGACAAAACCGCCGAACACGTCGACTCGCTAAAGCTACCCACCGTGATTGTCTCTTCGTGGGAGAAGGGCCCGGTGGATTGGCATCGCGTGAACACCGACGATCGGAAGCGAGCCGAGATGGCGTTGGCCCACTTTCGCCAGCGTGGGCTGAGTCACTTTGCCTACTACGGTCCTCCCAGCCAAAGGTATTCGCCCAGTCGTGGCGAGCGGTTCCAAGAGGTCGTCGAGCAGGCGGGATTTTCGTGCGATACGTACCGCAGCCCATCGCGGCGGCGGGACAAGCAATCGCTGCAAGAGCGAACGCTGCATTGGCTGCACCAAGCGGCGCGTCCGCTGGCCGTTTTTGCTGCCGATCCCCATTCGGGAATCGTCCTCTCGGAAGTTTGCAACGCCGTCGGATTTCGCGTCCCCGAAGAGATCGCAATCCTCGTCGGCGATACCGACGACCTGTTGTGCGAGATCTCCGACCCGCCCCTTTCGAGCATCGTGCTGGCTAGCGAGCAGATCGGAATGACAAGCGTCGGCGTCCTGGAAAAGCTGCTGGAGGGAAAGCCGGTCTCGGCGAAGGCTCAGTTTATTCCTCCGCAGCGCGTGATCGAGCGGCAGTCGTCGGAGATGTTAGCGGTCGAGGACCCGTTGTTTGTCGACGCCCTCCGCTTCATCCGAGAACAAGCGCACACCGGGATCCAAGTTGGCGACGTGTTGCGCGTCGTCCCGATCTCGCGCCGCTCGTTGGAACAGCGGTTCAAGCAACTGCTCAACTGCACCCCAGCCGACGAGCTCCGCCGGATCAAGTTGGAACGCGTCAAACAGTTGCTGATCTCCACCGAAAACACCGTCGAACAGATCGCTGAGGGCTCCGGATTCTGTGGCCCCGCACAGCTCTGCTTCACGTTCAAGCGACACGTGGGGCTGACGCCGATCGCGTTTCGTTTGAGCAGTCGGCGCGGGATCGCTCCCTGA